A stretch of Leptospira perdikensis DNA encodes these proteins:
- a CDS encoding DUF6989 domain-containing protein yields the protein MKPKFLAEEFLLALYFLVFGIVSGLVLYLGRAEAGVQLASLTLLFHISFASLCKVFRWHTPFRIWKFLVPLSIFMIFPDWFLSAALQILVFPEDGFLKIGTVSGYMAGLWTIPLFICVYTGIKLEEMSVSIIGTCLWVGIVALLIFGTSEATMWVLGSWYPQNVKMWGKVAYYVLVPEMILGITTYLAYQGFSYSAYIFQMAIGFLVMILYIGNLAFFYLLIEKIL from the coding sequence ATGAAACCTAAGTTCCTTGCAGAAGAATTCTTACTGGCTTTGTATTTTTTAGTATTTGGTATTGTTTCCGGACTTGTTTTGTATTTAGGTAGAGCAGAGGCGGGAGTCCAACTGGCCTCACTCACACTTCTATTCCATATAAGTTTTGCGAGCCTCTGCAAAGTCTTTCGGTGGCATACACCATTCCGCATTTGGAAATTCCTCGTTCCTTTGTCTATTTTTATGATATTTCCAGACTGGTTTCTTTCTGCCGCATTACAGATATTAGTATTTCCTGAAGATGGATTTTTAAAGATTGGAACAGTTTCAGGTTATATGGCAGGACTTTGGACTATTCCATTATTTATCTGTGTGTATACGGGAATCAAACTAGAAGAAATGTCTGTATCCATCATAGGAACCTGTCTTTGGGTAGGAATCGTTGCCTTACTAATCTTTGGAACTTCGGAAGCCACTATGTGGGTACTCGGATCTTGGTATCCACAAAATGTAAAGATGTGGGGAAAAGTAGCCTACTATGTGTTAGTTCCTGAGATGATTCTGGGAATCACGACTTATCTTGCCTACCAAGGATTTTCCTATTCAGCCTATATCTTCCAGATGGCTATAGGGTTTTTAGTAATGATTCTTTATATCGGAAATCTTGCTTTCTTTTACCTCCTCATTGAAAAAATCCTTTAA
- a CDS encoding LA_2486 family SGNH/GDSL-type esterase, translating into MKKSFKILFYLTITLLLSLSLGEVFFRFQNGTDTEEIRYKKFHCLYGFDLIRLCSNRKETFTRVDGKTWDIQTNSIGERILSEETNPKDLWLVGDSMAMGYGLPTNETPASYLKSKYKLEVRVIAVDAIGTNGILNLLKEAFTSTNSKDQPKQIYWIWNPSDFIDDEREKKGIKKYLYPIHYHLIRNSYIYQNLLPSQKANVYTSSGIPILYPKNHITYSNLYKFLNDPTLPIEKLNILFSWGMSKVGKPDTKDPNYEEAKKFFTDQGIKPIDLRTKTEILFQEQKQVYIPGDGHPGPALAELFADAIAKDFLNLP; encoded by the coding sequence TTGAAAAAATCCTTTAAAATTTTATTTTATCTAACGATTACCCTTCTCTTAAGTTTATCTCTAGGAGAAGTTTTCTTTCGCTTTCAAAATGGAACCGATACAGAAGAAATTCGTTATAAAAAATTCCATTGTTTGTATGGATTCGATTTAATTCGCCTTTGTTCCAATAGAAAGGAAACGTTTACAAGAGTGGATGGTAAAACTTGGGACATCCAAACCAATTCTATTGGAGAACGAATCCTTTCCGAAGAAACAAATCCAAAAGATCTATGGCTCGTTGGTGACTCGATGGCAATGGGTTATGGTTTACCAACAAACGAAACACCAGCCTCTTATTTAAAATCCAAATACAAATTAGAGGTGCGAGTCATTGCGGTTGATGCCATTGGAACCAATGGAATTTTGAACCTTTTAAAAGAGGCATTCACTTCCACAAATTCAAAAGACCAACCCAAACAAATCTATTGGATTTGGAATCCATCTGACTTTATCGATGACGAAAGGGAAAAAAAGGGAATCAAAAAATACCTATATCCTATCCACTACCATCTCATCCGAAATTCCTATATTTATCAAAACCTCCTACCTTCTCAGAAGGCAAATGTGTACACTTCGTCCGGAATTCCGATCCTATATCCCAAAAACCATATCACCTATTCCAACCTATATAAGTTTTTAAATGATCCAACACTACCCATAGAGAAACTAAACATCCTTTTCAGTTGGGGGATGTCAAAAGTTGGAAAACCCGATACGAAGGATCCCAACTATGAAGAGGCAAAAAAGTTTTTTACAGACCAAGGTATCAAACCCATCGACCTTAGAACCAAAACAGAAATCTTGTTTCAAGAACAAAAACAAGTCTATATCCCTGGAGATGGCCACCCAGGACCTGCGCTTGCTGAACTTTTTGCCGATGCGATTGCTAAGGACTTCTTAAATTTGCCTTAG
- a CDS encoding MBOAT family O-acyltransferase encodes MLFNSVHYLIFAPVVILVYFLIPKRFQGLWLFIVSLYFYAIFRIPFLILLVFSFVVTKLAVDYMEATSSKPKKLFWLNVAVWSNLSLLFVFKYLDFSITVWNQTFSLTPCDPEFVQKSGILLPMGISFFTLQAVSYAVDVYRGVVERAKSIFHFGLFLAFFPQLVAGPILRASDVLHQFLDSKDFTKENLKQGLKQLFWGIFKKTFIADPVSYVIDPMYANPTEYNWIAMWIAAFLFAVQIYCDFSGYSDIAIGTARILGFHIPKNFDRPFLSGTLTELWRRWHISFSSWLRDYVYITLGGNRRGEIMAYVNLFITTFVSGIWHGADWTFVLWGTLHSSMMVIEKFVFKFETMRKAWNRVPRAIQPLYPVGVFVLSCFFFRAKATPEVPTGMGITKIMLERAFTGASGIFPQMSVSLVILVGFLFLVDILQDKNEDRFAFITDNLYFLIPTCILLYITSFIIYSVTVSSPFLYFQF; translated from the coding sequence ATGCTTTTTAATTCTGTTCACTATTTGATCTTTGCGCCGGTTGTTATTCTTGTTTATTTTTTAATCCCCAAACGATTCCAAGGCCTCTGGTTATTCATTGTTAGTTTGTATTTTTATGCGATCTTCAGAATCCCTTTTCTCATTTTACTCGTATTCTCCTTTGTAGTCACAAAACTTGCTGTCGACTACATGGAAGCCACTTCCTCTAAACCAAAAAAATTGTTTTGGCTAAATGTGGCAGTCTGGAGTAATTTAAGTTTACTATTTGTTTTTAAGTATTTGGATTTTTCCATAACTGTTTGGAACCAAACCTTTTCACTCACTCCTTGTGATCCAGAATTTGTACAGAAGTCAGGGATCCTCCTTCCAATGGGGATTAGTTTTTTCACCTTACAGGCTGTATCCTATGCTGTAGATGTGTATCGAGGTGTGGTAGAAAGAGCCAAATCCATTTTCCATTTCGGACTTTTTTTGGCGTTTTTTCCACAACTGGTAGCAGGTCCCATCTTACGCGCAAGTGATGTCCTTCACCAATTTTTAGATTCCAAAGACTTTACAAAAGAAAATTTAAAACAAGGCCTCAAACAACTATTCTGGGGTATTTTTAAAAAAACCTTCATTGCCGACCCTGTTTCATACGTGATTGATCCCATGTATGCCAATCCTACGGAATACAATTGGATTGCGATGTGGATTGCCGCCTTTTTATTTGCAGTTCAAATCTATTGTGATTTTTCAGGATATTCTGATATTGCGATTGGAACCGCAAGGATACTCGGATTCCATATTCCTAAAAACTTTGACCGTCCGTTTTTATCGGGAACACTAACAGAACTTTGGCGACGTTGGCATATTTCCTTTAGTTCTTGGTTACGTGACTATGTGTACATCACTCTTGGTGGAAACAGACGCGGCGAGATTATGGCTTATGTAAATCTTTTTATCACCACTTTTGTTTCTGGAATTTGGCATGGTGCCGACTGGACCTTTGTTTTATGGGGGACACTTCACTCCTCTATGATGGTCATAGAAAAATTTGTATTCAAATTCGAAACCATGCGTAAAGCCTGGAACCGAGTACCTAGAGCCATCCAACCGTTATATCCAGTAGGTGTTTTCGTATTGTCTTGTTTTTTCTTCAGAGCTAAAGCCACTCCGGAAGTTCCGACAGGTATGGGCATCACCAAAATCATGTTGGAACGTGCCTTCACTGGTGCGAGTGGAATTTTTCCTCAGATGAGCGTGAGTTTGGTGATTCTAGTTGGATTTTTGTTTTTGGTAGACATTCTCCAAGATAAAAATGAAGATAGATTTGCCTTTATCACGGACAATTTATACTTTCTCATTCCTACCTGTATCTTACTCTATATTACTTCCTTCATCATTTATAGTGTAACAGTATCCAGTCCTTTTCTCTACTTTCAATTCTAA
- a CDS encoding LA_2490 family SGNH/GDSL-type esterase: MIQNWKRWGAIVLFFPLALLTLELILRTSNPPALRYYRDVKLLHAYHPEYGVTLEPNESRFVRHYADLWQGQFTTNSLGLRGLEEPIAGKQKLVCLGDSLVMGFGVSDEDTFCSILGGSAQNGKNYQSLNLGVDAYGSLGSYKRLKDMSGKIDNIKTVLFFISPNDFTMPEELRAQGILPDDENDALHENDPVWKKNFRIQFELTRLSYLLQALKLAYEQTKVKFSQTKYLVSADTKLLTSSPLVYLRETFILPIKHQKCEEKDEFICPTPLQNLNVICSDSPIDPNSLEPLPETTTRAYDLMITLSKEKGYKFVPVILPMQIEEVYCRQVGKYNALGSYAIRAKKYLDSKGIQTLDVLPYTDKMCGREFTLNGKTKKAGIQDYYIPGDGHLTKLGNLWAAESIAHALKEIK, encoded by the coding sequence ATGATTCAAAACTGGAAACGATGGGGAGCCATTGTCCTATTTTTCCCGTTGGCGTTACTTACATTGGAATTGATTTTACGCACTTCCAATCCGCCTGCATTACGTTACTACCGCGATGTCAAACTTTTACATGCCTACCATCCTGAATATGGGGTGACCCTAGAACCAAACGAAAGCCGTTTTGTCCGCCACTACGCTGATCTTTGGCAAGGTCAGTTCACCACCAATTCACTGGGCCTTCGCGGATTAGAAGAGCCAATAGCAGGAAAACAAAAACTTGTTTGTCTTGGTGATAGTTTGGTTATGGGATTTGGTGTTTCTGATGAAGATACTTTTTGTTCGATCCTCGGAGGATCTGCACAAAACGGAAAAAATTACCAAAGCCTAAATTTGGGTGTAGATGCTTACGGGTCTCTTGGTTCCTACAAACGCCTAAAAGATATGTCAGGTAAAATTGATAATATCAAAACAGTTTTATTTTTTATATCACCAAATGATTTTACTATGCCCGAGGAATTACGCGCACAAGGAATTCTTCCGGATGATGAAAATGATGCTCTCCATGAAAACGATCCAGTTTGGAAAAAAAACTTCCGCATTCAATTTGAACTGACAAGGCTCTCCTACCTTCTACAGGCCTTAAAACTTGCTTACGAACAAACTAAAGTCAAATTTTCACAAACAAAATATTTAGTCAGTGCCGACACAAAGCTTCTTACCTCTTCGCCACTCGTTTATTTACGAGAAACATTTATTCTTCCCATCAAACATCAGAAATGCGAAGAAAAGGATGAATTCATTTGTCCCACTCCTCTCCAAAATTTAAATGTGATTTGTTCCGATTCCCCAATTGATCCAAACTCTTTAGAACCATTACCCGAAACAACAACAAGGGCCTATGATTTAATGATTACTCTTTCTAAAGAAAAAGGATATAAGTTTGTGCCAGTCATTCTTCCTATGCAAATCGAAGAAGTGTATTGTCGCCAGGTAGGAAAGTACAATGCTCTTGGAAGTTATGCCATTCGTGCCAAAAAATATTTAGATTCAAAAGGAATCCAAACTCTTGATGTCCTTCCTTATACGGACAAAATGTGTGGCCGTGAATTTACTTTAAACGGAAAAACAAAAAAAGCAGGAATCCAAGACTATTACATTCCTGGTGATGGCCACCTAACAAAATTAGGTAACTTATGGGCCGCAGAATCCATTGCCCATGCCTTAAAGGAAATCAAATAA